In Apium graveolens cultivar Ventura chromosome 10, ASM990537v1, whole genome shotgun sequence, the following are encoded in one genomic region:
- the LOC141691491 gene encoding uncharacterized protein LOC141691491 — MDRSWLKADRRTQEFKLGVDELLNFAFLNGFKENKISCSCLRCAHIKSWNAQTVKDHLYQYGIDQTYTCWIWHGESNSVQSHVVSEQDTSESSVDPTNMRMGQYIVDDEDISLDSSDFMNHVQGENEPLYPGCESFTKMRALVKLYNLKAKHGISDKCFSDVLLLLASMLPEGNSMPSSFGEAKKTLCTLGMDYEKIHACPNDCLLYRGERDEDETICRICGASRWKLNKKGEEVEGIPAKVLWYFPLIPRLRNLFNTAQIAKDMTWHKTERQNDGKIRHQLDSKTWKDVDQRWPEFAAEARNLRPNQPGNDIDVYLQPLIEDLQKLWHGIQVYDTFKKESFILRGILLWTISDYPALGNLSGNIIKGYNACVVCVDKTKATRLATYKKTVVMRHRRWLPRNHPYRRQKSAFDNTMEKLSEPIPLTGEEVLERVLPLADHVYGKTQNQPRWKKGEPRPIWKKMSIFFQLEYWKFLPVRHTLDVMHIEKNICEALTGTLLNIPGKTKDRESVRIDMAEMGIRMELRPKNPGKKEKLPMASWNLLHKEKKIVCSSLIGMKLPDGFCSNLKGIVSMDTLRLVGMKSHDCHTMLHHLLPIALRQNAVSIGGDLMPSRKALPPSLFDVMIHLSVHLVREVELCGPIFLRWMYPFERYMKTFKGYVRNRAHPEGCIAEAYIAEEAISSELLDVKSMVSKEVMWLAEGPNKYVPTFSGYKINGVTYSTKDRDDTRQVQCSGVCVHSDIMLVQGKDKNIEHISHTFYGVITSIWELDYNHFRVPTFRCNWVDMNKGVKIDDLGYTDVDLHKLGFLNDPFVLGKHVKQVCYINDPLEKFWSVVLKLPEKFDDQSDDENEGSVEIELENEVDVTMFPTVDEVEEENSSYIREEEEMIQLP, encoded by the exons ATGGATAGATCTTGGTTGAAAGCAGATAGGAGAACACAAGAATTTAAACTTGGAGTGGATGAATTGTTAAATTTTGCATTTCTCAATGGgtttaaagaaaataaaattagTTGTTCATGCTTAAGATGCGCTCATATTAAATCTTGGAATGCTCAAACTGTTAAGGATCATCTTTATCAATATGGTATTGATCAAACCTATACGTGTTGGATATGGCATGGAGAGTCAAATTCTGTACAGAGTCATGTAGTTTCTGAACAGGACACTTCAGAATCATCCGTTGATCCTACAAACATGAGAATGGGGCAGTATATTGTCGATGATGAGGATATTTCGTTAGATTCTTCTGATTTTATGAATCATGTTCAAGGTGAAAATGAACCACTTTATCCTGGATGCGAGAGTTTTACAAAAATGAGAGCTTTAGTCAAGTTGTATAATTTAAAAGCAAAACATGGTATTTCTGATAAATGCTTTTCCGATGTCCTTCTTTTGCTTGCATCAATGCTTCCGGAAGGCAATAGTATGCCTTCATCTTTTGGTGAAGCCAAGAAAACTTTATGTACTTTAGGCATGGATTATGAAAAAATACATGCGTGTCCGAATGATTGTCTCTTATACCGCGGTGAGAGGGACGAAGATGAGACGATTTGCCGAATATGTGGGGCATCTAGATGGAAGTTAAACAAGAAAGGAGAAGAAGTAGAAGGGATCCCTGCTAAGGTTCTATGGTACTTTCCATTGATACCAAGATTGAGAAATTTGTTCAATACAGCTCAGATTGCAAAGGACATGACTTGGCATAAAACCGAGCGACAAAATGATGGTAAAATTAGACATCAGCTTGACTCAAAGACATGGAAGGATGTCGATCAAAGGTGGCCTGAGTTTGCTGCAGAGGCTAGGAACCTTCG ACCAAATCAGCCTGGAAATGATATTGATGTATACCTTCAACCACTTATAGAAGATTTGCAGAAATTGTGGCATGGGATACAAGTTTATGATACATTTAAGAAAGAGTCTTTCATACTAAGAGGAATTTTGTTGTGGACAATTAGTGATTATCCAGCCTTAGGAAACTTATCGGGTAACATCATTAAAGGATATAATGCTTGTGTCGTTTGTGTTGATAAAACAAAAGCTACCAGGTTGGCTACTTACAAAAAGACGGTGGTTATGAGACATCGTAGATGGCTGCCCAGAAATCATCCATATCGAAGGCAAAAATCAGCCTTTGATAACACCATGGAGAAGTTGTCAGAACCTATTCCTTTAACTGGAGAGGAGGTGTTAGAAAGGGTACTACCACTAGCGGACCATGTTTATGGTAAGACACAAAACCAACCTCGGTGGAAAAAAGGGGAACCTCGACCAATTTGGAAAAAGATGTCTATATTTTTTCAGCTTGAGTACTGGAAGTTTTTGCCAGTTCGTCATACCCTCGATGTGATGCatatagaaaaaaatatatgCGAGGCTTTAACCGGTACATTGCTAAATATTCCCGGGAAGACAAAAGATAGAGAATCTGTTCGTATTGATATGGCTGAAATGGGAATAAGAATGGAGCTGAGACCAAAAAATCCTGGAAAAAAAGAGAAGTTACCGATGGCATCTTGGAACTTATTGCATAAAGAAAAAAAGATTGTCTGCTCGTCCTTGATTGGCATGAAGTTACCTGATGGTTTTTGTTCGAACCTTAAGGGTATAGTATCAATGGACACTCTGCGACTTGTTGGAATGAAATCTCACGACTGTCATACAATGTTGCATCACTTGCTTCCCATCGCACTTCG ACAAAATGCAGTCTCAATTGGTGGAGACCTTATGCCATCTAGAAAAGCACTTCCCCCTTCCTTGTTTGATGTAATGATCCATCTCTCAGTTCATCTTGTAAGAGAAGTTGAGCTTTGTGGTCCTATCTTCCTACGTTGGATGTATCCTTTCGAGAGATATATGAAGACGTTCAAGGGATATGTTCGAAACAGGGCTCATCCGGAAGGTTGCATCGCTGAGGCCTATATTGCAGAAGAGGCG ATTTCGTCAGAATTGCTTGATGTGAAAAGTATGGTATCTAAGGAGGTAATGTGGCTTGCAGAAGGGCCTAACAAGTATGTCCCTACATTCAGTGGGTACAAAATCAATGGTGTTACCTACAGCACAAAAGATCGTGATGATACGCGACAAGTTCAATGCAGCGGTGTTTGTGTTCATTCTGATATAATGCTTGTGCAGGGTAAGGATAAGAACATTGAGCATATTTCACATACATTTTATGGAGTAATCACAAGTATTTGGGAGTTGGACTATAACCATTTTCGAGTCCCTACCTTTCGGTGCAATTGGGTAGATATGAACAAAGGGGTTAAGATAGATGATTTAGGATATACAGATGTTGATTTACACAAGTTAGGTTTTCTGAACGACCCTTTTGTGTTAGGTAAACATGTCAAGCAAGTTTGTTACATTAACGACCCTCTTGAAAAATTCTGGTCAGTTGTATTAAAATTACCAGAAAAGTTCGATGATCAAAGTGACGATGAAAATGAGGGATCCGTAGAAATTGAACTTGAGAATGAGGTAGATGTCACCATGTTCCCAACTGTTGATGAAGTCGAGGAAGAAAATAGCAGTTACATACGGGAGGAAGAGGAGATGATTCAACTTCCATAA